CTTCTCGATATGATTTTGCATAAACATAACCGTAATTGGCTTTGCCTGTAGAAGATCGGGACTTAATGTATCTTCCTTCCCATCTGCCGTCTTTCCTTTTGTAAATATTTTCTCCTTTTCGTGCCATAAGGTACACCTCCTTCAATATGACTATAATTCTGACGGCAAATTGTGACTTTGGAACTTCCTAAGACGGATTTTTGCGCAAAACCTCGTGTTTTATGTCCCTAACATATTGACAAACAGTGCGACAACTTGTAAAATAGAGATGTAAATTAAAAAAAACAGAGAAGAATGCGATTCGTGGAGTAATGTACTCTACGAAAGAGTATACCCAGGAGGAGATTTATTGATTCAATTTGTAGGGCGAGATGCTTATAAGCAGTTTTGGAATTTTAGTAAAGATGAGAAAGAGAACTTGGCCACTCAATTGGCGATTGAGTTACCCGCACTCAGAGGAAAAGTTGGTGCATCACAAGAAGAAATTGCTTCGGCTGTTGGTATTTCACGACAAACTTATAGTGCCTACAAAAATCGGACACGCCCAATTCCATGGAGTTTATATCTAGCACTATTGTTTTATTTTGATTACATTCCAAGTACACATTATATGATTCGCCAGCTTGAATTATTCCCAAATGAATTAGACGAATGTT
Above is a genomic segment from Faecalibacterium taiwanense containing:
- a CDS encoding helix-turn-helix transcriptional regulator — encoded protein: MIQFVGRDAYKQFWNFSKDEKENLATQLAIELPALRGKVGASQEEIASAVGISRQTYSAYKNRTRPIPWSLYLALLFYFDYIPSTHYMIRQLELFPNELDECWLAGRVFIEEEK